The proteins below are encoded in one region of Styela clava chromosome 4, kaStyClav1.hap1.2, whole genome shotgun sequence:
- the LOC120325696 gene encoding uncharacterized protein LOC120325696 — MAPPIHVDVSVTKDGEVAILTMSGTQNRINTMFCKKWLKALDKVESWPEVKALVTTGSGKFYSNGLDLENLMTFTEAEGTEFGKLFLELRRRILCFPMVTVAAINGHCFAGGMLIAFLHDYRVMHDGRGWMCLNEIDLGMVFTPSLKAIITTKFTPVMIREATIFGNRFTGPQALKLGFIDKLADNGKSVQVAIDLAQSLTAGRSYGRQIVHDMKEDFYGHIVFDDMAELEKLKPKL, encoded by the coding sequence ATGGCGCCGCCAATTCATGTTGACGTAAGTGTAACAAAAGATGGAGAAGTAGCAATTTTGACAATGTCAGGTACTCAAAACAGAATTAACACGATGTTTTGCAAAAAGTGGCTGAAAGCACTGGACAAAGTGGAGTCCTGGCCGGAGGTGAAGGCTCTTGTTACAACTGGTTCTGggaaattttattccaatgggctTGACCTTGAAAATTTGATGACGTTTACAGAAGCTGAAGGAACTGAATTTGGTAAACTGTTTTTGGAATTACGAAGACGCATTTTGTGTTTTCCAATGGTTACTGTGGCAGCAATTAACGGCCACTGCTTTGCTGGTGGCATGTTGATTGCTTTTCTTCATGACTACAGAGTCATGCATGATGGACGAGGTTGGATGTGCCTAAATGAGATAGATCTTGGAATGGTATTTACACCTTCTTTAAAAGCAATAATAACGACCAAATTCACTCCAGTGATGATCAGGGAGGCTACCATATTTGGGAATCGCTTTACTGGGCCACAAGCATTAAAATTGGGATTTATTGACAAACTGGCTGACAATGGTAAATCTGTCCAAGTAGCTATTGATTTGGCTCAATCACTCACAGCTGGAAGGTCGTATGGTCGTCAAATTGTACATGATATGAAGGAAGATTTTTATGGCCATATTGTTTTTGATGATATGGCAGAGTTGGAGAAACTAAAACCAAAGTTATAA
- the LOC120325694 gene encoding uncharacterized protein LOC120325694, which produces MSPQVPIHISVEKKGIVAVLTMSGSQNRINMMFCDKWMEALDKVESWPDVKALVTTGSGKFYSNGLDLEYLMGISQDEFAEYGKRFMELRKRLLCFPMVTVAAINGHCFAGGVIIALLHDYCVMQNGKGWLCLNEVDLGMQMPPFVQVLLKTKFSPNQIRDAVIYGRRYTASEALEFGLIDKVANEGQAVQASVDMARSLVEKRTYARQMVHDMKSDLYSHILTVDEHSRPSPTTEQKSRL; this is translated from the coding sequence ATGTCACCTCAAGTTCCCATACACATAAGTGTAGAGAAGAAAGGGATTGTTGCTGTTCTTACTATGTCTGGATCACAAAATCGAATTAATATGATGTTTTGTGACAAGTGGATGGAAGCACTAGACAAAGTAGAAAGCTGGCCAGATGTGAAAGCTCTGGTCACGACTGGCTCTGGCAAGTTTTATTCAAACGGACTTGATCTTGAATATTTGATGGGTATTTCCCAAGACGAATTTGCGGAATATGGCAAACGATTTATGGAGCTGCGGAAGCGTTTGTTATGTTTTCCCATGGTAACTGTTGCGGCCATTAATGGTCATTGTTTTGCTGGTGGAGTGATTATCGCTCTTCTTCATGATTACTGTGTCATGCAAAATGGGAAAGGATGGTTGTGTTTAAATGAAGTTGATTTGGGAATGCAAATGCCTCCATTTGTTCAAGTGTTGTTAAAAACCAAATTTTCACCAAACCAGATACGTGATGCAGTAATATATGGAAGACGTTACACTGCCTCTGAAGCACTTGAATTTGGTTTAATTGATAAAGTTGCAAATGAGGGCCAGGCTGTTCAAGCTTCTGTAGATATGGCTCGTTCTTTAGTGGAGAAACGAACATATGCAAGACAGATGGTCCATGATATGAAATCGGATCTTTATAGTCATATCCTTACAGTGGATGAGCATTCTCGCCCAAGTCCCACTACTGAGCAGAAGTCAAGACTTTAG
- the LOC120325692 gene encoding uncharacterized protein LOC120325692 isoform X1: protein METQRIIVISAIVAMCIAVLMSGYFTRIKNQGVKRMKDAAHRDMPSARSDINSQTSSSQSQKKEGNNNKGKKKNWANTMLPFYSLGIIAYVLFVVGKIMSKKYSDVRKNDHVKLSWNKQQRSTKGKAKTKITMHELRQLEDKLQETEKAVQEIFSRACDAMSATQKTLDSDSSDDENVPSLTRYPSTSATNSENEETANRNKTRLKKGVRDQEIFGIKRVRRIKRSVRDRSKAAAPYMLQESSSDDECVSPMNTRDGRGKISDSSLLTQPPNQQENNEELMETANSIRKTMSELQVYLDDKKAELSGD from the exons ATGGAGACGCAGCGTATTATTGTGATATCTGCCATTGTGGCCATGTGCATCGCTGTATTGATGTCTGGATATTTCACTCGGATAAAGAATCAAG GTGTGAAAAGAATGAAGGATGCTGCCCACAGGGATATGCCGAGTGCCAGAAGTGATATTAATTCGCAAACTTCGTCTTCTCAGTCTCAAAAGAAAGAAG GTAATAATAACAAagggaagaaaaaaaattgggcgAACACTATGCTTCCATTTTACAGCTTGGGAATAATTGCTtatgttttgtttgttgtgGGAAAAATTATGTCAAAAAAG TATTCAGATGTAAGGAAAAATGATCATGTGAAATTAAGTTGGAACAAGCAGCAACGTTCAACCAAGGGAAAAGCAAAAACCAAAATTA CAATGCATGAACTCCGTCAGCTTGAGGACAAATTACAAGAGACTGAGAAAGCTGTACAAGAGATATTCTCCAGAGCATGTGATGCGATGTCTGCGACACAAAAGACTTTAGATAG TGATAGTTCTGATGATGAAAACGTTCCATCTCTTACAAGATATCCATCCACTTCTGCCACCAATTCTGAAAATGAAGAGACTGCTAACCGAAATAAAACAAGGTTGAAGAAG GGCGTTCGTGATCAAGAAATATTTGGAATCAAGCGTGTTCGGAGAATAAAGCGAAGTGTTCGTGATAGAAGCAAAGCTGCAGCACCTTATATGTTACAAGAATCTTCTAGTGACGATGAATGTGTGAGTCCTATGAATACAAGAGATGGTCGAGGTAAAATTTCAGATTCATCTCTGTTGACACAACCACCAAATCAACAAGAAAATAATGAAGAACTTATGGAAACTGCCAATAGTATCAGGAAGACAATGTCTGAGTTGCAGGTTTATTTGGATGATAAAAAGGCTGAACTAAGTGGAGATTAA
- the LOC120325692 gene encoding uncharacterized protein LOC120325692 isoform X2, with protein METQRIIVISAIVAMCIAVLMSGYFTRIKNQGVKRMKDAAHRDMPSARSDINSQTSSSQSQKKEGNNNKGKKKNWANTMLPFYSLGIIAYVLFVVGKIMSKKYSDVRKNDHVKLSWNKQQRSTKGKAKTKITMHELRQLEDKLQETEKAVQEIFSRACDAMSATQKTLDRYPSTSATNSENEETANRNKTRLKKGVRDQEIFGIKRVRRIKRSVRDRSKAAAPYMLQESSSDDECVSPMNTRDGRGKISDSSLLTQPPNQQENNEELMETANSIRKTMSELQVYLDDKKAELSGD; from the exons ATGGAGACGCAGCGTATTATTGTGATATCTGCCATTGTGGCCATGTGCATCGCTGTATTGATGTCTGGATATTTCACTCGGATAAAGAATCAAG GTGTGAAAAGAATGAAGGATGCTGCCCACAGGGATATGCCGAGTGCCAGAAGTGATATTAATTCGCAAACTTCGTCTTCTCAGTCTCAAAAGAAAGAAG GTAATAATAACAAagggaagaaaaaaaattgggcgAACACTATGCTTCCATTTTACAGCTTGGGAATAATTGCTtatgttttgtttgttgtgGGAAAAATTATGTCAAAAAAG TATTCAGATGTAAGGAAAAATGATCATGTGAAATTAAGTTGGAACAAGCAGCAACGTTCAACCAAGGGAAAAGCAAAAACCAAAATTA CAATGCATGAACTCCGTCAGCTTGAGGACAAATTACAAGAGACTGAGAAAGCTGTACAAGAGATATTCTCCAGAGCATGTGATGCGATGTCTGCGACACAAAAGACTTTAGATAG ATATCCATCCACTTCTGCCACCAATTCTGAAAATGAAGAGACTGCTAACCGAAATAAAACAAGGTTGAAGAAG GGCGTTCGTGATCAAGAAATATTTGGAATCAAGCGTGTTCGGAGAATAAAGCGAAGTGTTCGTGATAGAAGCAAAGCTGCAGCACCTTATATGTTACAAGAATCTTCTAGTGACGATGAATGTGTGAGTCCTATGAATACAAGAGATGGTCGAGGTAAAATTTCAGATTCATCTCTGTTGACACAACCACCAAATCAACAAGAAAATAATGAAGAACTTATGGAAACTGCCAATAGTATCAGGAAGACAATGTCTGAGTTGCAGGTTTATTTGGATGATAAAAAGGCTGAACTAAGTGGAGATTAA
- the LOC120325690 gene encoding protein-tyrosine sulfotransferase 1-like isoform X2 — MRTSPAGRLLLTCICSFVFPLFLLPILEYNSEHDEMKFDFHDRRNMELIFIGGMHRSGTTLMRTMLDAHDDIRCGPEIAVITDVLFLREEISNDPVIASYLSNIDVYPEITDNAVAQFILEVIIRHGPPAIRYCNKDPFQMKYSKYLHNLFPNAKFVLMIRDGRAMTHSIISRKLKIWKYNIDSYRETLSIWNENIEIMYKQCIELGDKTCLLVHYEQLILQPVSTTKKLFKFMGIPWSSAVLHHEKYTNESDFSTAEVSTDQVSKPLYLAGLTQWFGNIPEDVEKDMMKIAPMLSVLGYNPEDKTPNYGEPDEFVKAKINKEKKNNITS, encoded by the exons ATGCGTACTTCACCTGCTGGACGTTTATTACTAACTTGTATTTGTTCGTTCGTGTTTCCGTTATTTTTGTTGCCAATATTGGAATACAATTCTGAACACGACGAAATGAAGTTTGAT TTTCATGATCGAAGAAATATGGAATTAATATTTATTGGAGGAATGCATCGTAGTGGCACAACGCTGATGAGAACAATGCTTGATGCCCATGATGATATACGATGCGGCCCTGAAATTGCAGTCATAACTGATGTGTTGTTTTTGAGAGAggaaatttcaaa TGATCCAGTAATTGCCTCATATCTTTCCAACATTGACGTGTATCCTGAAATAACTGACAATGCTGTTGCACAATTTATTCTGGAAGTAATAATTCGTCATGGGCCACCGGCTATTCGCTACTGTAACAAGGATCCTTTTCAAATGAAGTATTCAAA aTATCTCCATAACTTGTTTCCAAACGCAAAGTTTGTTTTGATGATACGTGATGGAAGAGCAATGACTCATTCTATCATATCGAGAAAACTTAAGATATGGAAGTATAACATTGATAGTTATAG GGAAACGCTGTCAATATGGAACGAAAACATCGAAATAATGTATAAACAATGTATAGAGCTTGGTGACAAGACATGCCTACTTGTACATTACGAACAATTAATATTACAACCAGTCTCAACtaccaaaaaattgtttaagTTTATGGGAATACCTTGGAGTAGTGCAGTTCTGCATCATGAAAAATATACGAATGAAAGTGATTTCTCAAC GGCCGAGGTATCCACTGATCAAGTATCCAAACCCCTGTATTTGGCCGGACTCACACAATGGTTTGGAAATATTCCGGAAGACGTAGAAAAAGATATGATGAAAATTGCACCAATGCTAAGTGTTCTAGGATATAATCCAGAAGACAAGACCCCCAACTATGGAGAACCAGATGAGTTCGTCAAAGCAAAG ATTAATAAAGAAAAGAAGAATAACATCACAAGTTAA
- the LOC120325690 gene encoding protein-tyrosine sulfotransferase 1-like isoform X1 yields the protein MRTSPAGRLLLTCICSFVFPLFLLPILEYNSEHDEMKFDFHDRRNMELIFIGGMHRSGTTLMRTMLDAHDDIRCGPEIAVITDVLFLREEISNDPVIASYLSNIDVYPEITDNAVAQFILEVIIRHGPPAIRYCNKDPFQMKYSKYLHNLFPNAKFVLMIRDGRAMTHSIISRKLKIWKYNIDSYRETLSIWNENIEIMYKQCIELGDKTCLLVHYEQLILQPVSTTKKLFKFMGIPWSSAVLHHEKYTNESDFSTAEVSTDQVSKPLYLAGLTQWFGNIPEDVEKDMMKIAPMLSVLGYNPEDKTPNYGEPDEFVKAKVIVFLFLLFSLYIHFCIIPIFLVSILKKSSSFFSPV from the exons ATGCGTACTTCACCTGCTGGACGTTTATTACTAACTTGTATTTGTTCGTTCGTGTTTCCGTTATTTTTGTTGCCAATATTGGAATACAATTCTGAACACGACGAAATGAAGTTTGAT TTTCATGATCGAAGAAATATGGAATTAATATTTATTGGAGGAATGCATCGTAGTGGCACAACGCTGATGAGAACAATGCTTGATGCCCATGATGATATACGATGCGGCCCTGAAATTGCAGTCATAACTGATGTGTTGTTTTTGAGAGAggaaatttcaaa TGATCCAGTAATTGCCTCATATCTTTCCAACATTGACGTGTATCCTGAAATAACTGACAATGCTGTTGCACAATTTATTCTGGAAGTAATAATTCGTCATGGGCCACCGGCTATTCGCTACTGTAACAAGGATCCTTTTCAAATGAAGTATTCAAA aTATCTCCATAACTTGTTTCCAAACGCAAAGTTTGTTTTGATGATACGTGATGGAAGAGCAATGACTCATTCTATCATATCGAGAAAACTTAAGATATGGAAGTATAACATTGATAGTTATAG GGAAACGCTGTCAATATGGAACGAAAACATCGAAATAATGTATAAACAATGTATAGAGCTTGGTGACAAGACATGCCTACTTGTACATTACGAACAATTAATATTACAACCAGTCTCAACtaccaaaaaattgtttaagTTTATGGGAATACCTTGGAGTAGTGCAGTTCTGCATCATGAAAAATATACGAATGAAAGTGATTTCTCAAC GGCCGAGGTATCCACTGATCAAGTATCCAAACCCCTGTATTTGGCCGGACTCACACAATGGTTTGGAAATATTCCGGAAGACGTAGAAAAAGATATGATGAAAATTGCACCAATGCTAAGTGTTCTAGGATATAATCCAGAAGACAAGACCCCCAACTATGGAGAACCAGATGAGTTCGTCAAAGCAAAGGTTATCGTTTTTCTATTCCTgctattttctttatatatacaCTTCTgtattattccaatttttcttgtttCAATCTTGAAAAaatcttcttcttttttttccccggtttaa
- the LOC120325826 gene encoding uncharacterized protein LOC120325826 has protein sequence MAQLIKMHHTLISAIFALIISTSASAQDPWKTECVDEFELLLFKQRKPYHRAKSSCEGLGGYLAKVDNERITYVLNATIPLRANSSENTFYIGGNDIDREGDWKWQDSTNVIMRGETGYQNWKWNQPNGETSSNGAVENCLTVGRETYEWVDVSCGGNFYYICQKEFQGPFVGILSLNENQRMCTSTNCSKATQVEWYKLSDKVATDATSRVYQTLQTGSATLNLQNANIADDGSYSCRFRIDKTWNSTAVSYEVAGSPTIHQISNNTCNSNLIISWQPHKNAVGFPHEIEVSPTSSGSTKCMDSPTSGKQSTIITSLSATTTYQIKITACVTKDICPTKYSTTRNVTTGEAILSVESSIALYKDTHTCVISWTLSNKTDRHWRFIYRGTESNFNAGVFAKFKLEDKHETHRCDVIIPVFIQT, from the exons ATGGCCCAGCTAATAAAAATGCACCATACGTTGATTTCGGCGATATTTGCCTTGATCATCAGTACAAGTGCTTCCGCTCAAG ATCCCTGGAAGACAGAATGTGTTGATGAGTTTGAACTGCTTTTATTCAAGCAACGTAAACCTTACCATCGCGCTAAATCTTCTTGTGAAGGATTGGGAGGTTACTTGGCTAAAGTCGATAATGAAAGAATAACATACGTCCTTAATGCAACAATCCCCTTGAG AGCAAACTCCTCAGAAAACACCTTTTATATCGGTGGAAACGACATAGATAGAGAAGGAGATTGGAAATGGCAGGATAGTACTAATGTAATAATGAGAGGAGAAACGGGATATCAAAACTG GAAATGGAATCAGCCGAACGGTGAGACGTCGAGCAATGGCGCTGTTGAAAATTGTTTGACAGTTGGAAGAGAAACGTATGAGTGGGTTGATGTATCTTGTGGTGGAAACTTCTACTACATTTGCCAGAAAG AATTCCAGGGCCCTTTTGTTGGAATACTGAGCCTCAACGAAAACCAGAGAATGTGTACTTCAACAAACTGTAGCAAAGCAACACAAGTCGAATGGTACAAATTATCTGACAAAGTAGCAACCGACGCTACAAGCAGAGTTTATCAAACGTTACAAACTGGATCGGCAACATTGAATCTTCAAAACGCAAACATAGCAGATGATGGGTCTTATAGTTGTCGTTTTCGAATTGATAAAACTTGGAATTCTACAGCGGTATCCTATGaag tggCTGGAAGTCCCACAATCCATCAAATATCGAATAACACATGCAACTCTAACTTGATCATCTCATGGCAACCACATAAAAATGCTGTTGGATTCCCACACGA AATAGAAGTGAGTCCGACCTCAAGTGGATCAACAAAATGCATGGATTCACCAACATCTGGGAAGCAGTCAACCATAATAACCAGTTTGTCGGCTACCACAACCTATCAAATTAAA ataaCTGCATGTGTAACAAAAGATATTTGTCCAACCAAATATTCTACCACACGAAACGTAACAACAGGGGAAGCAATTTTATCTGTTGAATCGTCTATTGCGCTGTACAAGGATACTCATACTTGCGTCATTTCTTGGACATTATCCAACAAAACAGACAGACATTGGAGATTCATATACCGTG GAACTGAATCTAACTTCAACGCTGGTGTCTTCGCGAAATTCAAACTTGAAGACAAACACGAAACTCATAGATGTGACGTCATCATCCCTGTATTTATTCAAACCTGA